The genomic interval CCGGAGTTGATTCTGCGGCGCACAGGGGTGCTCTGCGAGCCGGTGGCAGAACATTGGCTGTTCTGGGGTGTGGTCTGGATATCAACTACCCTGCTGGCAATAGAGGCTTGAGGGAGAAGATCGTATCCTCCGGTGCTCTGGTAACTGAATTCCCTTTGGGCACACAACCCCTGGCCGGGAACTTCCCTAAGAGGAATAGAATTGTGAGCGGGCTTTCTCTGGGGCTTGTGGTAGTAGAAGCAGCTGTCAAAAGTGGGACTCTTTCCACAGTCAAATGGGCTGCAGACCAGGGGAGAGAAGTGTTTGCAGTACCCGGCGACATAAACAGAAAGACGTCTTCCGGGACCAACAGGCTAATAAGAGAAGGTGCCAAACTAACCACCTGCGCAGACGATGTTCTGGAAGAGATTGGAATTTCGAAAAGGCCCTCGATTCAGGCAGCAAAAGAGTCTGTCTCCGACGATGAGAAAGAAGTGATGGAGAGACTTGAGTATGGTCCAGTTCACGTGGATGAGATAGCAGAAGATCTGAAGATGCCTGTGAATGAGACTCTGGCCATTCTTCTCTCTCTCGAGTTGAAGGGTATTGTAAGACAAACACCAGGCAAGATATTTTCACTTGAGTCATGACATGAGTACCGTTGTTTCTCTTGCAAAGTGTAAGGATTACGAACCCGAGCGAGTGGCGGATGCCATGGCGCAGTGTCTTGAAGGCCTGGGGGAGATAGACTCGGTTCTTACAGAAGGCAAAAGAGTACTTGTAAAGCCCAACCTCTTGAGCCCTACTGCTCCTGAGCAAGGGATCACCACCCACCCTTCATTGGTTCAGGCTGTAGTCAACTTCGCGAGGAATAAAGGTTGTCTTGTGAAGGTTGGCGATAGCCACGGAGGTTATGAGAGAAAAACAGAGGAGGTGTGGGATAAGACCGGCATGAAGTCTGTTGCAGAAAAGACTGAGGCACCACTGGTCAACTTCGAAGCTTGCGGGGCACACATGAGAAACATTAATGGCCGAGAGTATCCCATAAGTAATGCTGTCCTTGACTGCGACGTGCTGATCAATCTTCCCAGGCTGAAGACTCACATTATCACCACTTTGACCGGTGCAGTAAAGAATATGTTCGGCTGCGTTCCCGGTTTCAGAAAAGCGAGCTATCATCGAGATCTCCACTCTGTTCGGACTTTCAGTGAAATGCTCGTTGACATATGCCAGCTGGTCACTCCACACATTACTATCATGGATGCCATCGTCTCCATGGACGGGAACGGTCCAGCCGCCGGAAGGCTGAGGGATTCAGGACTGTTACTGGCATCCCTGAGCCCTTATGCGCTCGATGCAGGAATTGCCACGCTCGTTTCTGCTGGTGAGCGGCGGATTCCAACTCTGGGTATCGCAAGAACGAGGGGGCTTGGGCCTCAGGGATTGAAAAGGGTGGAGTTCGTGGGAGCTGATCCTTCAGAATGTAGAATTGACAGGTTCAAGCTTCCGCGCGGTGGTGAACTTCCTCCCATTCTGGCAGCTGTTGTAGGCAGAGCACTCTGGGTCCGGCCAAGGATCAATCTTGCCAAATGTACTTCCTGCGGCGACTGTGCGGAGAACTGCCCGGTCAAAGCAATAGGAATGGAGAGTAAATTTCCCGTAATAGACCTTAGGCGCTGTGTTTCATGTTTCTGCTGCCAGGAGATGTGTCCTTCGGCGGCAATATCGCCGATAAGGTCTCGTCATCTGAAGCTGTATCAGCGATGAAGATTTCAGTTGTAGGGACAATAAACAACGATACCATAGTGAGCCTCGAGGGTGCGAAAACAGAATCTCTTGGCGGTATCATTTACAACACAGTTGCTCTCGCAGTTCTATGCCCCGACGATACGATTATCCCTGTCGCATACTACGGGACAGACTGTGCGGATGGGCTGATGTCCCTTCTCACAAGATTTTCAAACATAGACCCATCCGGGCTGGTCGAGTGGAAGAACGGATGCAACCAGAACCTTCTCAGGTATGTGAGCGGTGACTCAAGAGAAGAGATTCTAGAAATCCGTGTTCCGTCCATAGATTCTGATATGCTCAAAACATGTTCAAGTTCTGATTTTGTACTGGTCAACTTCATCTCAGGTTTTGACATGGAGCTCGATACTCTGAAGAATCTAAGAGAGATTTTCAAAGGAACGATCTATATGGACGTCCACAGCTTGACTCTTGGCATTGATGGTGAGGGGGCAAGGTTTGAGAGGATTGTTGAGGGCTGGACAGAGTGGGCTGTTTGCGCTGACATCATCCAGATGAACAGAAAAGAGGCGAGACTTTTTGCGGGGGTCAGCACCTCAGTCGAGAACGTGTCCAGAATGATATGCTCAGAAGGCCCGAAGGTGTGTCTGATAACTCTTGGGAAGGACGGTGTTCTTATCACACGGTCTACTCCAGAGGGCTCAATTCAGACCAGGATAGAAGGTGTTTCTGTAGACGTGAAGGATACAACAGGATGCGGGGATGTCTTCTCCGCAGCTTACATATGCGCTCGCAACCGAGGATGTGACCCGATTGAATCTGCCAGGCAGGCGAATTTGACAGCGGCAAGGAGCTGTGAGTGTGTTGGCTTGGAAAGCCTGAAGGAGGCCATACACTGATGAAAAGGACAATGACGATTCGAACCATCTCCACTGGGGCTGTGGTCGCCGCGACCTATGCAGTTCTGACCATATGGCTTGCGCCCATAAGCTACGGTCCGATCCAGGTAAGACTAAGTGAAGCACTGACAGTTCTTCCTTTCGTAGCCTCTGCATCAATCTGGGGCCTTTTTCTTGGATGTTTGATTGCGAATATCTTTGGTGGGCTTGGTCCGTGGGACATTTTCGTGGGCTCCCTTTTGACACTTGTCGCGGCTACGTTGACATACCTCTTGAGGAAGACTGGCAAGCCCTGGCTGGCACCTCTACCCCCTGTTGTGTTGAATGCATTCGGCGTGAGCGCCTACCTCCAGTTGCTCTTTGAACCGCCAAGAATAGCGCTTCTGGGCAACATGCCTGGATATTTTGTATTTGTCATCACAGTTGGCATAGGTGAAATCATAGCGTGCTATGCTGTGGGGCTTCCTCTTCTATACGCTTTGAGGAGGCTCAGAGTATTCAAACATTCTCAGGATTCCAGGCATGAGTGACAGTTACGAGGGAGTGGCGAAGTTCTACGACCTTTTCGGAAAGAAAGAAGATGTCGGATTCTTGACGGATCTTGCCCGCAGGTGTGGGAGCACCTGCCTTCAGCTTGGAGTTGGTACAGCCGTAAGGACAGATATGCGGTCTTTTAGTTTGAATCACACATACGATCGGGAGAATCTTTTTGTGGAGGAACGTTGCGTCACTTCAGTGGTCAATACTGTTTCAAGAGAAACGATGGGAGATGTTCTCCAGAGGTACGGCTTCCAGGTAGAGCAGGAGTTTGGAGATTTCAAATCGACCCGGTATATGCCGGGTGATGAATGGCTGGTGACAGTTGCAAAGCGAAGGGTATGACCCACTTGAGCTGGCTGAACACATTCGGCCATCTGTTGCCAGAGGGTTAGAAAGGAAATACTACAGGCTCGGAAGGACCGGCATGTGGTACGGGGGAATTGCGACTGCCGACTGTCTTGGGTGCTCGCTTAAATGTGTCTTCTGTTGGTCAGATAAGCCGAGAGATAATCCAGAAAAGATGGGACATTTTCATGCGCCAGAAGAAGTATATGAAAGGCTTGCCTCTAGCGCCCGAAGACGTGGCTTCTCGCAGATGCGGGTGAGCGGGAACGAACCCACGTTGGCAACTGAACACCTGATCACACTCCTGGAGCTTGTTGAGGGTTCTGGATTTCGTTTCATTCTTGAAACGAACGGTCTCCACGTGGATGAGGGTTTCGCGAAGAGCCTTTCAACATTTGACTGCCTCCATGTCAGAGTTTCCTTGAAGGGTACAACCGCTGATGAATTCCACACTCTCACCGGGGCCAGAAGAGAAGCGTTTGGCCTTCAGTTGGATGCACTTAGCAATCTTATCTCCAACGGGGTGAGCTGCCATCCAGCAGTAATGTCATCCTTTAGCAGTGGAGAGAACTTGCTGCGACTTGAGGAGAAGCTACGTGAAATCCACCGGGGGCTTCCAAAAGCCCTGGAAGAAGAGACGCTCATCCTGTATCCGCACGTAGCGAAGAGACTGAAAAAGGCTGGTATTAAACCATTGAGAGGAGCGGAGGCTTAGATGAGATTCCTGTGGCTGGTTGTAAGCGGCTTCTTGTTTGTGTCATCAGCATGGGCATTTGATGGATCACTCAGTGACAACGAGAGAGCATACATAGGTCGGGCTCTTGAAATGATGAACATGAACGAGCAGCAACTGGGGTTTGAGAAAAGGTGGGCGACCGACTCGCTATTCAGGTTTCCGATTGTCGATACTCTAATGAATGAACCTCTTTACTGTTTCGACTACGCAGACATCTGTGCAGCAAAGGTGGAGAGCCTGGATGGCAATGTGGCGGGTCTTCTCAGATTTGAGATAGAGAGTTGTGGGCTATCGGAGAAGATCCCCTCCATGAAAGATATTTCCGGGAGTTTTGAGCAGAAGGCAATTCCTGGGCTCCCGCCAGAATTGGCCCACGGGCTGACCGCGATTCTATCATCGTTCGAGCAGGCTGACATCTTCCTATCCAGAGCTCTATCACAACTATCTCAAGATGAGAGGTCAATGATTCTGATGAATGCGCCTGTACTTTGGGAGGATGAAGACGACACAACAGATGATTACCTGGTGGGTATCCTACATAGAGAGTTTGGGTTTGAGGTGGATACTTCAGTGGAGTTAAGGACAGACTCACTTCTTTCCATTTCGAGAAAAGTGAACATGGGTGAGCTGGCAAGCGCGGGCTTGGCTGTAGCCCTTGGTTTGGAAAAGGCAAAGGCGGAGCTAGCCTCTGCTGCAGTCAAGTACAGGCGCCTCCATGGAGGCCGGTCGGTGCCAGGTGTTGATGGAGATGTTGTTTATACCAAGCTCACCCGGTGGGGTAGGGTGGTCGTGGGAGGTGCGGGTGATAACACTTACCACGAGGGTTTTGCGATTATCATCGACATTGGTGGGGACGACAGGTATTTCTGCAGGGCTGGTGGTGCAGTGGGAATCCTCGACGACCCATTCTCAGTCGTGATTGACATCAATGGGAATGATCTCTACAGCTCAGAGAAACTCTTCAACATTGGCTCCGGCATATTCGGTGTGGGTGGGCTTTTGGATCTTGAAGGTGATGACACATACAGGGCATCACATTACTCTTTTGGAACGGGCATCTACGGCGTAGGGATAATGTACGATGGTGAAGGGAATGACCTTTACGAGGGTGGCTTCTGCGTGCAGGGCGCGGGTAACTTTGGCTTTGGTCTTCAAGTCGACATGTCTGGTGATGATACATACAGATCGTACAATTGGGCTCAGGGGTTTGGTTCCGTCTGGGGGTACGGTCTCATCGCTGATTACGGGGGCAATGATATCTACTATGCGGGAGGAAAGTATATACACCATCCATTGCTTCCTGATGATTACAAGTCGTTTGCGCAGGGTTTTGGAATGGGATGGAGGCCCTATGCGGCCGGCGGCATTGGCTTTCTTTATGATGCAGAAGGCAATGACTTCTACGATGCCGAGGTCTTTGCTCAGGCCACGAGTTATTGGTATTCCCTTGGCATGATCGTTGACAGGTCGGGTAACGACAGATATCTTGCTGCACAGTATGCACAGGGAAGCGGGATCCATCTTTCGGTGGGAATACTGATCGATTCAGAAGGTGACGATCATTACGTTTCCAAGTATGGTCCAGGACAAGGCGAGGGGCATGACTTCGCCGTAGGTGTACTCCTGGACAAACAGGGTGATGATGTGTACTGCATGAGCGGTGGACAGGGAATAGGGCTGACCAATTCGGTAGGCATATTCATTGATTCTCAAGGCAAGGATACGTACGCGACGAGGGAGAAGAACACAGGACAGGGGAGCGGGACGTGGGCTCGTGGATTCGGAAGCGCGGGAATCTTTCTCGATTTGATGCAAAAGGACTCCTACCCGGAGATGAGTCCGGGAGATGACGATAGAATATGGACCCAGGGAACCTACGGCGTCGGTATCGATGTTCACTCAGATTCGACTCCAGAGGAACCAGAATTTGAGATGCAGCCTGTGCCCGACCTCGAGGACATGACAATTGAGGAGGTCTTCGAAGAGGCCTCTATGTGGGAGGTGAGAGAGGCCAAGGACAGGGTTAGGGCCGGCAGAAAAGAGCTTATCAAAAGAGGAATGGAGTCAGTAAGGTATGTCATTGAGAATGAGATAGACACGAGAAGTGGATTGGCAATCAGAGCCATTCAGGAGCTTGCGGATTCATTTCCAGACTCTATGGCCCTCTATCTGATGGATGTCCTGGACGACGAGCGGTTCTGGGCAAGGGTGAATGCCATTTATCTTCTTGGGGCCTTGAAGTGGAAGCCTGCGATAGATCCGCTCCTTGACCAAATAGAGAGGCCGGGAAACAAAAAGAGGTCAGCAATCTCTGCGCTGGGAAGGATAGGAGAGAAGAGGGTGGCTCCGAAGATAGCAGGATATCTCAAGAGCGAGGATGAACCCACCAGGATATCTGCTGCTGTCGCTCTTTCACGGCTCAAAGACAAAGGGACGATACCTGCTCTCGTGGCTGCACTGGACGATGAACAGTTCACAGTCAGGAGCGCAGTAGAAAATGCGCTGGTGGGGATGGGCGAGACTTCCCTTTCGCGTCTCATCTATCACTTGAAAAAAGGGAACAAGATATCCTTACCAAGCAAGATAAGGGCAATTTCTCGCATAGCCAAAAAGGGTGACAGTTCGCAGAAGAGGAAAGCAGGAAGAGCGATAAAGCCCTACCTGACGGACGAGGGTAGAACAGTGAGAATCTTTGCGGTGGATGCTCTGTCCTTGCTTGGAGACACCGAAACGCTTAAGTGGATGGCAGAAAGGGAGAAGGACGAGCTTGTACTGAGCAGATACAGCCACGCATTGGAAGGCAAATCGCAATGATCAAGCACCAAATTACAAACAAATCACAATGGCTAATGACTGAAATTCCAAACAAGAAAACGAAATCAAAAACGGAAGACAATCATCGATAGCAGAAGTTCAAAACGATACGATCTTGAAGAGAGAACCTTGAAATTCGCCAAGAAGGTGATAGCACTATGCAAGAAGGTTCCCAAGAACACGATAAGCCTCGAGTTGGTAGGCCAGGTCGTAAGGTCTTCAGGTTCTGTTGGTGCGAACTACCGTGAGGCGAATGACGCCTTGAGCAAGAAGGATTTTGTATATAGGATGAAGATCTGTCGCAAAGAGGCGAAAGAGACAGGCTACTGGCTCGAACTTCTCAAGGAGGCTAACCCGGGCTTCGGAGGCAAAATCGAGCTGCTCTTGAACGAATCTGTAGAGCTCAGGAAAATCTTCTCTTCGATAATCGAGAGATCAAAATGAGCCGCCTTTCTTTGCTCGTGCCCGGAACGTGTTTGGTGATTCGAATTTGGAGCTTGTGATTTGTTTGGAAATTGGGATTTGCAGCTTGGAAATTTGTCTCAGGATACCATCAAGTCGTCTCAGGGGGTGTCTTGAATCCTATTCCCCGTTCGGGCATGCCAGTTATCTTTATCTCTCCGAAATTCGACTCGAACTTCTTGATGTTGTCCTCGAGAGCCTTCCTCAAAAGCTTTGCATGTTGCGGCGTCATCACAATTCTTGAAAAGACCTTTGCTTTCGGTGCTCCAGGAAGAACTCTTGCAAAGTCTATGATAAACTCAGAGGCAGAGTGTGCTATTAGCACCAGATTTGAATAGATGCCCTCGCTCACTTCCTTTGGAAGTTCCACCTGCATTTGCTTGCCCTTGGGCTGCTGTTCAGGTTTGCCGCCGAACATAAATCCTCCTTGTCTTTTTCTAGAGTATAATTCCAACTACTACCGTTTGTCAAGCCTGCACTACAGGTCCGGGGACAGCCCCCCAATTTTACATGTAACAGCGAAGGATAAATAGACACATCACAAGAAAGATTTTGGAACCGCAGAAGATTGCTCAATATTGAACCATATTGAACCGGGGATGGGCGCGTGGGAGGAGGGATTGAGCGGGGAGTGGTGAGGGAAAGTGTGGTGAGTTGGGACAGCCCCCAATTTTACAATTTTGGGTAAATGCCGATAGCCAAGAGCTAGCATTTGGCGGTGTGCAGAAAATGGCTTGAATGGGGGCTAGTTGGTGTGTACAGTGATGGATGATATGACACCGGCCCAAGATCCTCTCAAGAAGAAACTGGCGCAAGTGCCGCAGAAGCCCGGAGCCTATCTCCTGAAGGACGAAACAGGCAAAGTCCTGTATGTGGGCAAAGCCAGCAAACTGAAGAACAGACTCACATCCCATATTGCGAGAGCGCCCGCCGAGCATCCCCGCCTTGCCGTCCTATATTCGAAACTGAGCGATTTTGAATACATAGTCACCGAATCAGACATAGAGGCGCTCATTTTGGAAGCGAATCTCATCAAACTCCATCTGCCCAGGTACAATGTAAGATTGAAGGACGACAAGAAGTATCCTTATATCAAGATTACTATCAATGAGGAGTACCCAAGAGTCTTTCCTACCCGGGATCTGAGGAGAGATGGCTCAATACTATTCGGCCCTTACACCAATGCAAAGAAGATGAGAAAAGCATTGCGGGCAGTGACAAGGATTTTCCCTTTGAGAACCTGCAAGGGGAAGCTTCCCAAGATTCTCTGTCTCGACTATCAGATAAAGAGATGCTACGGGCCGTGCGCTGGCAAGATAGGCAAGGTAGACTACCGGCACATGGTGGATCAGATGGTTAACTTCCTTGCTGGAAAAGATGCGCTGGTTGAGGCCGAGCTGGAGAGGAAGATGCAGAAGGCTTCAGACAAGATGGATTTCGAAACCGCTGGAAGGTTGAGAGATCAACTATTAGCGGTCAGGGAGACTATACGAAAACAGAGGGTTGTCTTCCAAGACACGACTGACAGGGACGTGATAGGTCTGGCCAGACAGAGGGCTACAAGCTGCATAGTTCTATTGCAGATTAGAGATGGCAAGCTCATCTCCAGAGAGAATTACCTTCTCGATTCCAGTGCCAAAACAGAAGATGCCGAGTTGATTCGCGCTTTTCTGGGGCAGTATTACAAAAACGCCTTTTTCATTCCCAAAGAGATAGTAGTTCCGGCTAAGTTCGATGACTCAGGACTGTTTGAATCGTGGATGTCACAGAAAAAAGAAAGCAAGGTCAAGATGGTCGTGCCAAGGCGCGGTGAAAAGGTGCGCGTCCTTGAACTCGCAAAAGTGAATGCTACATATTTGCTCGCAAAAGAGATCTCGGAAAGGGGAGAGAAGCCAATTCCTGCCTCCCTTTCGGGCCTTGTCAAAGCGCTCAGACTGAAGTCTTCACCCAGACGGATCGAGGCATATGACATCTCAAACATCGGGGGTGAAGCGAGCGTAGGTTCCCTTGTAGTTTTTGAGAACGGCAGGGCGAGAAAAGACGCGTACAGGAGATTCAAGATAAAGACGGTCAGGGGTCAAGATGATTTTGCAATGATGAGCGAGATCGTGGGTAGAAGATTCAAGAAGCTAAAAGCTGAAGGGAAGGGGCCACCCGACCTTGTACTCATTGATGGTGGGGTAGGGCAGCTCAACAGCGCCAGGAAGACGATTAGGCAGTATTTCAGAGGTGTTCCCGTGTTTGGGTTGGCCAAGAGGATGGATGAACTCCACCTTCCACGTGGAGGCACACTCATGCTTCCCAGAGGCTCGAGCGCGCTGCATCTCCTTCAAAGGGTGAGGGATGAGGCACACAGGTTTGCCATCACATATCACAGGAAGCTAAGAGGTAAGAAGATTTCCGAATCGCTTCTGGACGACATCCGCGGTCTTGGTCAGAAGAGAAAAAGGGAGCTTCTCCGCTACTTTGGTAGCGTAGACAGGATCAGGTCTGCAACCATTGAAGAGATCAGCAGGGTGAGACTCGTCGGTCCAGAACTCGCATCCAGAATACACGAAGAACTACACTAAGATACTTCTGGAAATTGAGAAATTGGAAACTGAGAAATTGAAACCCGGACCACAGATCGCCAAGCATTAATTTCTTAGTTTCTGAATTTCCTAATTTCTGGTTTCGAGGGGGGAGGTATCGATGAAAAACGTTGAGATAGCTCGCGCAGTGGTTGTGACACCGGCAGGTAGAGTGGGAATTTA from candidate division TA06 bacterium carries:
- a CDS encoding DUF362 domain-containing protein, whose translation is MSTVVSLAKCKDYEPERVADAMAQCLEGLGEIDSVLTEGKRVLVKPNLLSPTAPEQGITTHPSLVQAVVNFARNKGCLVKVGDSHGGYERKTEEVWDKTGMKSVAEKTEAPLVNFEACGAHMRNINGREYPISNAVLDCDVLINLPRLKTHIITTLTGAVKNMFGCVPGFRKASYHRDLHSVRTFSEMLVDICQLVTPHITIMDAIVSMDGNGPAAGRLRDSGLLLASLSPYALDAGIATLVSAGERRIPTLGIARTRGLGPQGLKRVEFVGADPSECRIDRFKLPRGGELPPILAAVVGRALWVRPRINLAKCTSCGDCAENCPVKAIGMESKFPVIDLRRCVSCFCCQEMCPSAAISPIRSRHLKLYQR
- a CDS encoding four helix bundle protein: MIDSRSSKRYDLEERTLKFAKKVIALCKKVPKNTISLELVGQVVRSSGSVGANYREANDALSKKDFVYRMKICRKEAKETGYWLELLKEANPGFGGKIELLLNESVELRKIFSSIIERSK
- a CDS encoding QueT transporter family protein; this translates as MTIRTISTGAVVAATYAVLTIWLAPISYGPIQVRLSEALTVLPFVASASIWGLFLGCLIANIFGGLGPWDIFVGSLLTLVAATLTYLLRKTGKPWLAPLPPVVLNAFGVSAYLQLLFEPPRIALLGNMPGYFVFVITVGIGEIIACYAVGLPLLYALRRLRVFKHSQDSRHE
- a CDS encoding carbohydrate kinase family protein codes for the protein MFLLPGDVSFGGNIADKVSSSEAVSAMKISVVGTINNDTIVSLEGAKTESLGGIIYNTVALAVLCPDDTIIPVAYYGTDCADGLMSLLTRFSNIDPSGLVEWKNGCNQNLLRYVSGDSREEILEIRVPSIDSDMLKTCSSSDFVLVNFISGFDMELDTLKNLREIFKGTIYMDVHSLTLGIDGEGARFERIVEGWTEWAVCADIIQMNRKEARLFAGVSTSVENVSRMICSEGPKVCLITLGKDGVLITRSTPEGSIQTRIEGVSVDVKDTTGCGDVFSAAYICARNRGCDPIESARQANLTAARSCECVGLESLKEAIH
- the uvrC gene encoding excinuclease ABC subunit UvrC, with the protein product MVCTVMDDMTPAQDPLKKKLAQVPQKPGAYLLKDETGKVLYVGKASKLKNRLTSHIARAPAEHPRLAVLYSKLSDFEYIVTESDIEALILEANLIKLHLPRYNVRLKDDKKYPYIKITINEEYPRVFPTRDLRRDGSILFGPYTNAKKMRKALRAVTRIFPLRTCKGKLPKILCLDYQIKRCYGPCAGKIGKVDYRHMVDQMVNFLAGKDALVEAELERKMQKASDKMDFETAGRLRDQLLAVRETIRKQRVVFQDTTDRDVIGLARQRATSCIVLLQIRDGKLISRENYLLDSSAKTEDAELIRAFLGQYYKNAFFIPKEIVVPAKFDDSGLFESWMSQKKESKVKMVVPRRGEKVRVLELAKVNATYLLAKEISERGEKPIPASLSGLVKALRLKSSPRRIEAYDISNIGGEASVGSLVVFENGRARKDAYRRFKIKTVRGQDDFAMMSEIVGRRFKKLKAEGKGPPDLVLIDGGVGQLNSARKTIRQYFRGVPVFGLAKRMDELHLPRGGTLMLPRGSSALHLLQRVRDEAHRFAITYHRKLRGKKISESLLDDIRGLGQKRKRELLRYFGSVDRIRSATIEEISRVRLVGPELASRIHEELH
- a CDS encoding DUF3467 domain-containing protein, with protein sequence MFGGKPEQQPKGKQMQVELPKEVSEGIYSNLVLIAHSASEFIIDFARVLPGAPKAKVFSRIVMTPQHAKLLRKALEDNIKKFESNFGEIKITGMPERGIGFKTPPETT
- a CDS encoding HEAT repeat domain-containing protein, with amino-acid sequence MRFLWLVVSGFLFVSSAWAFDGSLSDNERAYIGRALEMMNMNEQQLGFEKRWATDSLFRFPIVDTLMNEPLYCFDYADICAAKVESLDGNVAGLLRFEIESCGLSEKIPSMKDISGSFEQKAIPGLPPELAHGLTAILSSFEQADIFLSRALSQLSQDERSMILMNAPVLWEDEDDTTDDYLVGILHREFGFEVDTSVELRTDSLLSISRKVNMGELASAGLAVALGLEKAKAELASAAVKYRRLHGGRSVPGVDGDVVYTKLTRWGRVVVGGAGDNTYHEGFAIIIDIGGDDRYFCRAGGAVGILDDPFSVVIDINGNDLYSSEKLFNIGSGIFGVGGLLDLEGDDTYRASHYSFGTGIYGVGIMYDGEGNDLYEGGFCVQGAGNFGFGLQVDMSGDDTYRSYNWAQGFGSVWGYGLIADYGGNDIYYAGGKYIHHPLLPDDYKSFAQGFGMGWRPYAAGGIGFLYDAEGNDFYDAEVFAQATSYWYSLGMIVDRSGNDRYLAAQYAQGSGIHLSVGILIDSEGDDHYVSKYGPGQGEGHDFAVGVLLDKQGDDVYCMSGGQGIGLTNSVGIFIDSQGKDTYATREKNTGQGSGTWARGFGSAGIFLDLMQKDSYPEMSPGDDDRIWTQGTYGVGIDVHSDSTPEEPEFEMQPVPDLEDMTIEEVFEEASMWEVREAKDRVRAGRKELIKRGMESVRYVIENEIDTRSGLAIRAIQELADSFPDSMALYLMDVLDDERFWARVNAIYLLGALKWKPAIDPLLDQIERPGNKKRSAISALGRIGEKRVAPKIAGYLKSEDEPTRISAAVALSRLKDKGTIPALVAALDDEQFTVRSAVENALVGMGETSLSRLIYHLKKGNKISLPSKIRAISRIAKKGDSSQKRKAGRAIKPYLTDEGRTVRIFAVDALSLLGDTETLKWMAEREKDELVLSRYSHALEGKSQ
- a CDS encoding radical SAM protein — translated: MWYGGIATADCLGCSLKCVFCWSDKPRDNPEKMGHFHAPEEVYERLASSARRRGFSQMRVSGNEPTLATEHLITLLELVEGSGFRFILETNGLHVDEGFAKSLSTFDCLHVRVSLKGTTADEFHTLTGARREAFGLQLDALSNLISNGVSCHPAVMSSFSSGENLLRLEEKLREIHRGLPKALEEETLILYPHVAKRLKKAGIKPLRGAEA
- the dprA gene encoding DNA-protecting protein DprA: MKEVEYWVGLSLVPGIGGNRLKSLISRFKSARAVLEASRSDLNALGILDDKTVARLSGSRHIELGQKQVDLLRKVGGQVVTFLDQDYPRNLKDLDEAPPLLYVRGSLKEEDSLAIAIVGSRRATAYGRATAERLSFELASRGVTIISGFATGVDSAAHRGALRAGGRTLAVLGCGLDINYPAGNRGLREKIVSSGALVTEFPLGTQPLAGNFPKRNRIVSGLSLGLVVVEAAVKSGTLSTVKWAADQGREVFAVPGDINRKTSSGTNRLIREGAKLTTCADDVLEEIGISKRPSIQAAKESVSDDEKEVMERLEYGPVHVDEIAEDLKMPVNETLAILLSLELKGIVRQTPGKIFSLES